One window of the Nitrospiraceae bacterium genome contains the following:
- a CDS encoding DUF2061 domain-containing protein, with protein sequence METHWRSVVKGVSWRAVGTLDTTLLVFIFSGELLLAASVGLTELVTKIFLYWAHERVWQKIQWGRIYPTTSSP encoded by the coding sequence ATGGAAACTCATTGGCGTAGTGTGGTGAAGGGTGTGAGCTGGCGGGCAGTTGGGACGTTGGACACCACCCTTTTGGTATTTATTTTTTCCGGAGAACTCCTTCTTGCCGCTTCGGTAGGATTAACGGAGCTGGTCACGAAAATATTTTTATATTGGGCTCATGAGCGAGTCTGGCAAAAGATTCAATGGGGACGAATCTATCCGACAACCAGTTCACCATAA